In the Arachis ipaensis cultivar K30076 chromosome B04, Araip1.1, whole genome shotgun sequence genome, ttttctttctttttgaacTTTTAAATAATGGGCTGGATGATATTCTAATAAGGGTATTATTTAGTTTTGAAGTGTTTATTGTATATCGTTGCTTGTGTAACAACGATGTATAATTAGCGTCTATTTTGTTATGTGTaacaaaacttaaaaaaattaatgGAATAATTCCTTAATCTCTAGGGTCTAGAGTGGTAtttgttgtatatatatatatatatgaaatgaaCTATGTATGTTGAATAATTTAATAACTCATGAATTAAGGTTTATCAGTATAAACTACATCTTTTAACAATATAAAACTATTACAGGTATGATAattgaattgctaagtttaattattttttttcgaatGATCTTCAAAGAATTAGTGTTTTTATGtattgattttaaattaattgaGAATGAGATACGTGAAGGAGAGTTCATGATAACTCAATaccaagaaggaaaaaaaaaaattcgGCATTTATTAGTAGTATCATATCTATATTCATCACTTCAATAAAGTGGTCACTAGCTACTACTAGTAAAAAGAAACAATGACGAAAATTCTAACATGTTTATATGCTATAAATTAtttaatctaaatcctaatcaaTTTAATACTATAAATTGACTATAAAAAAACCCTTACTTAATTTTCCACTATTATCAACGTAAGGTTGATGACGAGGCTTATAGCCTTATATGCATtcgaagataaaaaaaaattgaatagcaCACATTTATCTtccataataaaaatttttagccTAATTATTTGTCGgtatttatttttaaatgaaGTGAGTATGGTCACATCATGGTGAGCACGCATGGCAGTTATTACAAATTGTGGTGGAAATTTCCTTTGCCTTGTGCCCCATTACGTGTCACTTCAATCTCATATGTATGGTCATTGGCAGGCNNNNNNNNNNNNNNNNNNNNNNNNNNNNNNNNNNNNNNNNNTggaaggcaaaaaaaaaaaaaaaagaaggcaaTACACACATTTAAGTGCTTGTACTGATGAATCAATTAATGTGTATGTACTATACATGATAGAAAGGTAGTTATGAAATGTAAGCACCGAATTTTCTTATGAAAATGAAATACATACCCTTCAGTTTAGGTAGTAACAATAAGTAGCAACCAATAGAAAAGAGTACACCGGCAGCTATAGGAGGAATGATGATCAAGTCTCTAATTAAATTAACAATTTCGCTAGGTTATCAACATTTCTGTCAACTTttaccaactcttatttataactatgtttaatagaaatatttttgtggatgtatttaataaaaatatttttttatgattgagtttaataaaaatatttttatagaaGTAAGCTAAGCTAAGTGAGATCAGAGAACAATATATAGGAGACCATGTTTGTAAGTAGCATATAAGAAATTATTATGCGTTTGGTGTATGGTCTTCATCAAAAAGAAAATGAGCAAAACATAACATAAAAGTACGAACGTACCATATTATTCTATCCTATAATAATATAGGAAGATTTTTAAGTGTACTATTTCAGTAATTTTTAACCGTTGGGTACTTGAAAGTTTTCCAATAATACAAGCATTAAGTTTTCTTAGCTAGCTATCTACTTGAACAATAAAACCAATAATTAGTTTGAAGTGCTAAACAAGTCTGAAGAACATTATTAATGTATCATGCATGTAGTTTTCAATGCTCCACTTCTACTTTAATTTTCCACTTGTCGTTCATATATATAAATCATATATATGCTGTCATGAATACAATACGACCATAACATAAAATACAATACAGTTCTATATATTAAAAGGCtaataatagaaaataaaggAGATTCCATGTTGAAGTGGAAAAAGAAAAACTTCCAACTTTTTAAATAAAGAACATTTGATTTTCCCGATATTTACATGAAAGCATAATTGTCTGGGTGGTGTAGTTGGTTATCACGCTAGTCTCACACACTAGAGGTCCCCGGTTCGAACCCGGGCTCagacatattttttttttttcctttccttcAACGTCTATGTTTTTTTTTGGGCCGGACGAGGTGGGATGGGCTTCAAGTAAGATTTTTGTGTGAATCACAAACAACTATCTGGGCCTCAGTGAGTGGAGAAATGTTCCACCATCACCaaaaaagattaattttaaatatttggtCCAATGCCATgtccaaaagaaaaatatttggtcccatttaaatataaaaaaaaattaggagTCAATATTtgtcaatattttttaattaatattaacaaatattttagattaacatttattttttatattattacaatttagaattttaactttagaatttaagatttagaatCGTTGGCAAAAATTTATATAGCAATTACTTTATGTAACTGTAATCACGGGTCTTGATTATTGGTTTTTATATTACAAAAGGTTTCCCCTATTCCATCATGAGTTACTTTCCGTTGCAATACATAGCAATCAAATTTTTCCCTTAATATTTTGGATAGTAATACCTTAATTATTGTTCCATCATACCTAAATAGTAATAGTAATCTAAAATGTTAGGGACCAATTTattaattgtttttgaaaaaaaaaatgttaagaaccaatttaaaaaattttattcaataaGTAAAGTTTCAGCAAATCATATACGTTTATTATCATTCAGTTTTAATGAATAATGTTTAAAGTCATGAATtgtttggtgaaattgatcactactgATTGGATAAAGGTATTGCGTAGGCAGTGACAAAACAAGAGGAGGTATATATATCCTACAATTTCGAATTCAATTTTTAATTTGGAAACAGATAGATACATGTTATCCATGTTTGTTTTTATGTATCATTgtctattattaattattaataattgtgGAATAATGGTCAATATATATGGTCAGCTGTTAtaggtaacattatttaaatggCTTGATCTTGAAAATTAATAAACGGCATTAAACTTAGAAAACGGCAGTACTAGATAAGAGCTTCACCAAACAAAACCTTATTTTTATCAATAATGTGATGATCAACCCTAATCCTAATCTTTTTTACGTCTTTTATTATTCTATTTCTCTAACAACTGCCATGCATGGCATATTGGCCTATACCCATGTGTGGTTTTCCATGTGGATGTTAAAATATATGAAGCATGGCCATTAATATAGGACGATATGGAGGGGTGGCAAAGCGGGGTAGCCCAACCTATTCTGCCGCAGATTTCAAAATCTAGTTCAATCCATTTTTTTGGCGAGTTCGACGGATTGGTTCGACAAATTTGGCCTATTTTAAGATTTTACTATCTTTAATAATatgatatgatttttatttaagaatTATCAAATGGGTTGTAGTATATATCATTAATCATTAATTCATTAGTTAAAATAAAAGAGCTAAGATTCATGCATATTAATCAATACAACCTTTTAGCTAAACGAGAGGAATAATTATAATCTCGGCAttgaaatatataaattattgtaAATTTGAGTAGTAATAATATGATTATTCGTCACACACacttatatataaattaattatgCACCTATTACATTGAGAGGATAATAGTGATTTAGTGAAAAATATATCAAAGGATCATAaatcaatgaaaaaaaaattaaaatagtctcTGATAATTATCTCAAAATACAACGAGatctttgacaaaaaaaaaaaacttaatccGATCTCTAACAATTACCTCTAAAGGACAACGAAGTTTTTGTGCCAGAAAAAAAgacaatgttatttttttttggcaTAGGAACTAATCTGtcccaaaaataaaaattagaaacaaaattaggtgtttttttttttggagtcTCATTATCCTTTTAAAATAATTGTCAGAAATCAAATAGAGTATTCACTCTAAATCAATTTGTCAATATTAGACGTCTCAAATTTATCGATTTCTCAAAGATACAATCATACAATAATACATCAATTTGGTCATTTCATCNNNNNNNNNNNNNNNNNNNNACTTATGGTCTTGTATATATAGTAAATACACCATAGCTAGGTACAGATCATGCGTTCTCATTCCTTAgataattttgttaaaaaaaggaCTCCAAGTCCCTAGATATAGGAGTGCCGACCTAACAGCAAATAATTcaattatttattcatttatttaaataataaaaaattaattatgttacatgtacattaaaattaatcactaaaatcaataattagtataaaatatacgttaaaaataaattaaatcatacatGTATTTATTGGTAATaactgtattttttttaaaaggcgTTGAAAATTGAAAGTATGGAAGATACGCGGAGGCACGGTGGCGCTCCCTTGAATTAGGTTAGTATGTGTCTCAAAAAGTTGGCATTTTTTTACTCTTTCAAGCTTTGACTCTCATAACAAAAAAACGCTAATTGCATTGTCATCATGCCTTAATTTTCATCCTTATCTTACTCATCAATTACTCCCATCCAACTCACTCTTTTCAATTTCCatttccatatatatatacccatCAAACTCCTTCGATTTCTCATCATCGTCGTAAATTCATAAATTCATAAtcatattcatattcatattcataatcataGTCATGTCTTCTGATCTCTCGAATATTCTCCCTCGTGTTCTAATTGTTTCAAGGCGCACCGTTCGGAAGAACAAGTTCGTTGATTTTGTTGGTAAGCTAAGCCTCTTCATTCTTCAATCACATCAACTACTTTTTCAGCCATgttatttatattattgtttatttaagccttttttgttaattattattattgcatCAAATCAGAAAGAGATTTGTTCAAAGAAAGGGGATAACAATGTTCAAGAAAATCTGTTGAGTTAGTTGTACGTGTATTCAAGAACTACTGTAGATATAGACTGATTTGTTGAGTTGTTTTTATTAATTCTCAGGTGAGTATCACCTTGATCTTATAGTAGGATATGGTGCAGTACCAGTGATTGTTCCACGTGTTTCTGGGGTTCACACCTTGTTGGAAAGCTTTGAGCCAATTCATGGTGTTCTTCTCTGTGAAGGAGAAGACATTGATCCTTCATGGTATGAACAAGACACCACTGATCTGTCACAACAAGAgttggaagaaataaggaggatcCATGCAAGTGACACAGCCATTGATAAGGAGAAAGATTCAATTGAGCTTAGTCTTGCAAAGCTTTGCTTAGAGAGGAACATACCCTACTTGGGAATATGCAGAGGCTCACAAGTTCTTAATGTTGCTTGTGGGGGTACCCTTTATCAGGACATAGGTAAAGAGCTTTCAAAGAATGTTCCTTTGGAACAAAGagtgattcatatgaactatgaTGACTATGATGGACATAGGCATGTGGTGAAGGTTGTTGAAAAAACACCTTTGCATCATTGGTTTAAGGATTCTTTGGAAGAAGAGGGAATGAATATTTTGGTAAATAGTTATCACCATCAAGGTGTTAAGAGATTGGCACAACGTTTTGTTCCCATGGCATTTGCCCCTGATGGTTTGATTGAAGGGTTTTATGATCCTGATGCTTATAATCCAGAAGAGGGTAAGTTTATCATGGGATTGCAGTTTCATCCTGAGAGAATGAGGAAGCCTAATTCAGAAGAATTTGATTATCCTGGATGCCCTTTTGCTTATAAGGTATGAACTTGGTTTTGAAGTATTAGTAAAGACAATAATGTTCTTAAAATTGGATCAAGTTTAATTTTACTCTGTGAGTAACATGCATTCATGTACATAAATTTTGCAGGAATTTGTGAAGGCAGTGATTGCTTATCAGAAGAAGTTGAATAGCTTAACATGTGTTAAGAAGCCTTTGAAGCTTAATCAGGAGATGGAGAACAAAAGAAAAGTTATAGTGCGTAGTTTCTCACTTGCCAAAAACCTATACAATGCTGGCCATCATATAAGCTCCACCAAAGATTCTGATCTTGAAGCTGGGGCACAATTTCTTGAGGTAACACCAAATTTTCTCTCAAATGTTCATCCTAGCTAGCTGGTTTTGTTTAAGATTTTTGCAGTTAAAGTCTTAATTAACACCAGCATTATTACTGTTACAACAATAACAAGAATCTCTTATCCTATTAAATAGGTTAGTTATATGAATCAAACTTTGTCTATATTTACACAATCAATCATTAAGTCTAGAGAAAAGAAATGGGTTGTATTTATTATATGCAAATCCATGACTAATTTTTTATGTACATGTAACATTTTTGTCATAATTAAAGTGAAAAATTCTGTTGGATCACTGTTAGTATTGTATGATTGAAATCATATACAGTAGTGTGTATTAATTTATGTTGGAAAATGAATTTGCAGTCAAACACAGCATTGAGTGTGCAACAAGAGAAAAGGCTAAAGCAAATGGGTGCAACAGTGAGGAATGCAGGGTCATACATAGAGAGACTGAAGCTGAATCAAGAAAGagagaaattggcaagaaaagTTATGGAAAAAATGTCTGTGGAACAATTATCTGATTTACTGTCATTCTACAACTCAATGGGCCAAATTTGCAATGAAGTTTTGGAAATTAAGATTCATGGCCTTGAAATTGTCAATGAAAATGAGTGTGTATTATAGCCCATGATTTTGTTGACCATGGTTGGTGTAAGTAAATGTATTAAGTTAGGTGTGTGCTTTTAAATCTGAATTAGGTGATGTGATCTTTATTTTTTTGGTGGGGTTTTGATGTGTAGAGAAAATTAAATGATGAGAACCAATGTACAATATTTGGATAAACTTGGAATTAAGTCTATATATACCACTGCCATGGCCATACCAGTATGGTCACATTTTCTGAATTCGTTGATATTATGTGTCCACAGAATTTAATTATAActtcttaaaagaaaaagaaagtaatgtAATAAAATGAGCATAATTTGCATTTTTCAGCTAAATGAAAGAGACTTCtcacatttttaattttatttattggacCAATAATCCAGCTTTAATATAGATTGGGTTTATGTATAAAAgcaatatttaaattataattttagtgtatgatgattattattttttgaaGGATTAATATCTAATAATTCGGATAATCTTGTTAATTTAAATTAAGTATAAATATATGCATGCTCATATATAACTAATTTTGGATGGAAACATGTTCtatactaaaattttaacaaCTAGTTATATAACTTCCAAAGAATTTTAACAAGTAGtcaattatcttttttttttattattatctagTTTGAGAGAATTCACACAAAATAAAATCATCATATATTACTAATAAAATCATTTTCATTAGTATTTAGTtgacaaattttttaattaagaNNNNNtatattttaaaaataaatttttataaactatttttaaaaaataaacattttACTAAGTCTCAAAGtgacaccaaaaataaaaaactatacATATTTCTTTAACACGCGCGGCTTCCTCATTATTAGGAGATGTCTAGAAGAGGGTTGTTAGGAATAATTAAATTAGGTTAATATCGTATTAGAGAGAAGTAAGCCATGTGCAGCTTATGACTATAATTTAATCAAGACTATATAAATGTAGATCTATATGTTATAATAATAacactaataacaataacaatactgatttatatttatcaataaattataattcaaatgacataatttttcCATACTTATCTATCTtcgataaaagaaaaaaaatactgaTTCATATTGGCCCCATTTGGTGCATGGATTCATTTCAGTTCTAAGTCATCAAGCAACGAAAAAAGCTTATTGaaccaaatataaaaaatataatccaTGCATGCAAATCTCGATAATGCTattaaaaagggaaaaaataatttttttttcttcttttcttaaaGAAATCCACCACATTAAAGCTAAAGGCATTCATATCCTCTTTTTATGGTGTCTTTATAAAAAAATACAATGCCACTCATTCTTGATAATAtcactttttagtttttacataATCTTTTCTGTATTATATTTTTGTATACATTtacaaagaaagaaataatattattaaaataaaaatgacggtaatattttttattttattatNNNNNNNNNNNNNNNNNNNNNNNNNNNNNNNNNNNNNNNNNNNNNNNNNNNNNNNNNNNNNNNNNNNNNNNNNNNNNNNNNNNNNNNNNNNNNNNNNNNNNNNNNNNNNNNNNNNNNNNNNNNNNNNNNNNNNNNNNNNNNNNNNNNNNNNNNNNNNNNNNNNNNNNNNNNNNNNNNNNNNNNNNNNNNNNNNNNNNNNNNNNNNNNNNNNNNNNNNNNNNNNNNNNTCCTATAAAATATAAATGCATAACAGTTATTTATATAGGTCCAAATAAATCATTGGAGTCcgtaatatataaaattataaatacaagCTAATAAGCTTTTAAGCTCTTCATAGTTCTTCATAGCCAGTGCAGTGCAGTGTCAATTACCCTTCATTTTGCATCATCAAACCTTagagatataaagtgataatgtcTTCTGAGCTCAATGCAATTCTCCCTCGGGTCCTAGTTGTTTCTAGACGCACCGTTCGCAAGAACAAGTTTGTTGATTTCGTTGGTATGTTTCATTTCCTTTTTCCAGAttaaaaaacaatgaaaaaaggTGTAGGAATTTATTCATTAGAATTATATGTTGATATTTATGGTGACTCTTTGTCTTTGATGTTACTAATAAGAATCATGGTAGTTATGTTACCCAACAATTATTGTTATCTATGATACAACTTCTCtgtctttattttctgttttgcaACATTTACCAAACACTTTTGATCAAAATGGTTGTTATGTTTGTGTGTGATTTTCAGGTGAGTATCACCTTGATCTTATAGTAGGCTATGGTGCAGTACCAGTGATTGTTCCACGTGTTTCTGGGGTCCACACCTTGTTGGATAGCTTTGAGCCAATCCATGGTGTTCTTCTCTGTGAAGGAGAAGACATTGATCCTTCATGGTATGAACAAGACACCACTGATCTGTCACAACAAGAgttggaagaaataaggaggatcCATTCAAGTGACACAGCCATTGATAAAGAGAAAGATTCAATTGAGCTTAGTCTTGCAAAGCTTTGCTTAGAGAGGAACATACCCTACATGGGAATATGCAGAGGCTCACAAGTTCTAAATGTTGCTTGTGGGGGTACCCTTTATCAGGACATAGGTAGTGAGCTTTCAAAGAATGTTCCTTTGGAGCAAAGaatgattcatatgaactatgaTGACTATGATGGACATAGGCATGTGGTGAAGGTTGTTGAAGACACACCTTTGCATCATTGGTTTAAGGATTCTTTGGAAGAAAGGGGAATGAATATTTTGGTAAATAGTTATCACCATCAAGGGGTTAAGAGATTGGCGCAACGTTTTGTTCCAATGGCATTTGCTTCTGATGGTTTGATTGAAGGGTTCTATGATCCTAATGCTTATTGTCCAGAACAGGGTAAGTTTATTATGGGATTGCAATTTCACCCTGAAAGAATGAGGAGGCCTAATTCAGATGAATTTGATTATTCTGGATGCCCTTTTGCTTATAaggtttgaatttctttgttaTTAATGTTAGAATATGGACTCATTAGCATTTTGGAAATTGCATTGCACTTTTAATGATGAAAAATATGCAGGAATTTGTGAAGGCAGTAATTGCTTATCAGAAGAAGCTAAATAATTCAACAGGTGTTGAAAATTCTTTAAAGCTTAATGaggaaatggaaaacaaaagaaaaagcataGTACGTAGTTTCTCACTTGCCAAAGACTTGTATACCACTGGCCTTGAGTTAAACTCTGACAAAGAGTCTGAACTTGAAGTAGGGGCAGAATTTCTTGAGGTACTAGCATTATTAAATGTTGTAACAGATAATAGGAACATTCTTCAATCTTTTTTAGCCCTTTCCACTAATTATTATTTAATCTATATTTGAATTTGAAGTCAAACACAGCAATTAGTGTGCAACAAGAGCATAGGTTAAAGCAAATGGGTGCAACATTCAGGAATGGAAGGCCATGCATAGAGAGACTAAAGCTGAGTGAGGATAGAGAAAACAAAGCAAGAAATTTGATGTCTAAAATGTCAGAGGAGCAGTTATCTGAGTTATTATCTTTCTACCACACAATGGGGCAGATTTGTTCGGAAGTGTTGGATTCAAAAATATATAGCCTTGTCCAATGATTTTAGTTCATGATTTTGTTTATTTCCCTGTGTTTTGTAACCATGTGATTGTTGTAAGCTAGTTTGGTGTACTAAAAATAAGTTAATTATGAGATTTATATTAGGACAAATATTCATCATGAGTCAAAAGGTTTAAATGTAATATAATTTGAAATTGACATACTAGATATGTTTGatttgtgtttttgttttgatTATGATGAAGATAAGAGGTTGatacaataaaacaaaaatataaaatattatgatAAGTGACATATTATAAGTCATAAATAAGTCTTCTCATAAATTCTAACAAATTAATAAATTAGGTGTCCATTTAGATTAGCTacttttggaattttttttagtGTAAACCTTTACATTACCTTAGCATGCTCCTGGCAACAGTGGTGCTGTTTGATGCACCGATGTTCACCATAAAATTTCTCTCTTTGATGCACCAATGCACAAAGAACCCAACATTATTTTCCTTCAAAGTTCGATTCTTTGGGTGTTTCACTTCCCAAAAGTTGGCACCCAAAAGAGCTAACAGAGAGTTTGCTGGGGCACTCAGAGTCCTTAACCTTGTAACCCCAAAAAAGAGTCTCATTGATGTTGAAAATCGTCGCAGTCATCTTCAGCTTATCGAGGGCATGCTGCAAAACGATGCCACAAAAACCATTGTTGTTGATGATTCTAGTTTGAGGGCCACAAAATCTGAAAGGAAGGTTCGTTCCACTGTTATTATGGAACAAGATTTGGAGATTGACGTGTGCTTCTTGTCACGTGCTGTGAGCTCGTGTGGCTCCCACCGTGACCTTTTTGGAGGTGTTCAATATCATTGCTTGGCAATTACAACTGGGTTCATTGCCAATGTCTATGTTGGAAGCTCTTTGATTAGTTTGTATGGTAGGTGTGCATTGTTGGGTGATGCATACCGGGTGTTCGATGAAATGCCTGAGAGAAATGTAGTTTCATGGTCAACAATTATCTCTGCATTTGCACAAGAATGGAGGGTTGATATGTGTTTGGAGCTCTTTTGTCAGATGAGGGGCTTGGCTGCGTTGAAGCCGAATTGCTTTACATTCACTAGTCTTCTTAGTGCTTGTATGGGAAGTGGAGCACTTGGACATGGAAAGGGTGCTCATTGTCAAATAATTCACATGGGTTTTCATTATTACCTCCACATTGAAAATGCTCTCATTGCCATGTATTCTAAGTGTGGGGCGCTTGACGATGCCTTGTTCATATTTGAAAATATGAAGCAAAGGGATGTTGTCACTTGGAACTCCATGATCGCAGCGTATGCGCAACACGGGCTGGCGCAAGAGGCAATTTCTCTTTTTGAAGAGATGATGAATCAAGGTGTTAATCCAGATGTGGTTACTTACCTTGGCATATTGTCCTCGTGTCGGCACGGAGGTCTTGTTAAAGAGGGTCAAGATTACTTGAATAACATGATTGAACAGGGCGTGCAGCCAGAACTGGATCATTACTCTTGCATTGTGGATCTTCTTGGTCGGGCTGGCTTGCTTCTGGAGGCTCGTGATTTCATCCGAAACATGCCTGTTTGTCCCAATGCTGTGATATGGGGTTCACTGCTTTCATCTTCTAGGCTTCATGGAGATGTTTGGATTGGCATCGAGGCGG is a window encoding:
- the LOC107635705 gene encoding uncharacterized protein LOC107635705, whose protein sequence is MSSDLSNILPRVLIVSRRTVRKNKFVDFVGEYHLDLIVGYGAVPVIVPRVSGVHTLLESFEPIHGVLLCEGEDIDPSWYEQDTTDLSQQELEEIRRIHASDTAIDKEKDSIELSLAKLCLERNIPYLGICRGSQVLNVACGGTLYQDIGKELSKNVPLEQRVIHMNYDDYDGHRHVVKVVEKTPLHHWFKDSLEEEGMNILVNSYHHQGVKRLAQRFVPMAFAPDGLIEGFYDPDAYNPEEGKFIMGLQFHPERMRKPNSEEFDYPGCPFAYKEFVKAVIAYQKKLNSLTCVKKPLKLNQEMENKRKVIVRSFSLAKNLYNAGHHISSTKDSDLEAGAQFLESNTALSVQQEKRLKQMGATVRNAGSYIERLKLNQEREKLARKVMEKMSVEQLSDLLSFYNSMGQICNEVLEIKIHGLEIVNENECVL
- the LOC107635706 gene encoding uncharacterized protein LOC107635706; protein product: MSSELNAILPRVLVVSRRTVRKNKFVDFVGEYHLDLIVGYGAVPVIVPRVSGVHTLLDSFEPIHGVLLCEGEDIDPSWYEQDTTDLSQQELEEIRRIHSSDTAIDKEKDSIELSLAKLCLERNIPYMGICRGSQVLNVACGGTLYQDIGSELSKNVPLEQRMIHMNYDDYDGHRHVVKVVEDTPLHHWFKDSLEERGMNILVNSYHHQGVKRLAQRFVPMAFASDGLIEGFYDPNAYCPEQGKFIMGLQFHPERMRRPNSDEFDYSGCPFAYKEFVKAVIAYQKKLNNSTGVENSLKLNEEMENKRKSIVRSFSLAKDLYTTGLELNSDKESELEVGAEFLESNTAISVQQEHRLKQMGATFRNGRPCIERLKLSEDRENKARNLMSKMSEEQLSELLSFYHTMGQICSEVLDSKIYSLVQ
- the LOC107635704 gene encoding pentatricopeptide repeat-containing protein At2g37320; the encoded protein is MLLATVVLFDAPMFTIKFLSLMHQCTKNPTLFSFKVRFFGCFTSQKLAPKRANREFAGALRVLNLVTPKKSLIDVENRRSHLQLIEGMLQNDATKTIVVDDSSLRATKSERKVRSTVIMEQDLEIDVCFLSRAVSSCGSHRDLFGGVQYHCLAITTGFIANVYVGSSLISLYGRCALLGDAYRVFDEMPERNVVSWSTIISAFAQEWRVDMCLELFCQMRGLAALKPNCFTFTSLLSACMGSGALGHGKGAHCQIIHMGFHYYLHIENALIAMYSKCGALDDALFIFENMKQRDVVTWNSMIAAYAQHGLAQEAISLFEEMMNQGVNPDVVTYLGILSSCRHGGLVKEGQDYLNNMIEQGVQPELDHYSCIVDLLGRAGLLLEARDFIRNMPVCPNAVIWGSLLSSSRLHGDVWIGIEAAESRLLLEPRCTATLQQLANLYASVGWWNQVAQVRKSLKDKGLKPNPGCSWIEIKSRVHRFEAQDKSNNKMTDILLIMGNLVEHMSSLGLQSQISGEENVWSS